The following proteins are encoded in a genomic region of Vanessa tameamea isolate UH-Manoa-2023 chromosome 4, ilVanTame1 primary haplotype, whole genome shotgun sequence:
- the LOC113394577 gene encoding anaphase-promoting complex subunit 5, with translation MDLGNENIDFIKLINIKGNVDNITPHKIAVVAFIREYGLLKMEAKDMIDCTMAPKYRKDFCILALKLIQCPDMEFKELEALLTDGRYNLLSVHLQNFCVRLQNIYVNGVNALMDCVTSTIDKLMIEQSETVPCVITRCSVLGFYLRRIMLYLNKLTFVQVASLYKSFCIYYQKGRPGLMMRSLSKEKLNNVEVPTVGTATSPVIPEESKPQELLMKMNIIERDNSFEECQWSRKQAELFTAQQANLMQINEKKAMPAKQLQKIIMQIMNDIPEYPDIHFLSFLNCIRMKEFCGAQDSLYNCFDRAVFNMCGNGNMINDRNKNFRYAALNRAAMHTQFGHKSVAMEGVREALATAQEAADSACLAHAAAWGSLAGGRARRAALLSRVPRPPRADASAMQLMAQHAAVNAVKPAEVFQIITKGDFINYRHSMTDLTMAGLANTAALWGLYGKTEMASINCQLLLNLNTKCNVGNGSVWQSEGGAAAAGALCAAGWRGRGALAAALASLFVAPQVLAAAATYRAAAALRADKWEEADQSIRQLASYDRWESQLLRAEMYFLKGDATDALETLHDILDYCKTEDDSLHYMSLRIKAMIMMSEVQHTFSSVRSTNIMLLNEALSLARKYNLHFLAATAEMHIANVQLHMGCTKNALILVRKVLPLVMEHGSAYDMARGLLLYTKCRVATAPPAGEARTHVLQACCDALDTVKENFAKVGAQARLLHTWYLQAQLYNDIGNTVARNQCAWMYRQLETQNPVEPMNMLHIVY, from the exons ATGGATTTAGGAAACGaaaacattgattttataaaattaataaacattaaaggtAATGTTGACAATATAACACCTCACAAAATAGCTGTCGTGGCTTTTATTAGAGAATATGGATTATTAAAAATGGAag CAAAAGATATGATTGACTGCACCATGGCGCCTAAATATCGAAAAGATTTTTGCATTCTTGCACTTAAATTAATTcag tgtcCAGATATGGAGTTTAAAGAGTTGGAAGCACTTCTAACTGACGGAAGATACAATCTATTAAGTGTACATCTTCAAAATTTTTGTGTAcgacttcaaaatatatatgtaaatggcGTTAATGCTCTTATGGATTGTGTTACTTCAACCATCGATAAGTTAATGATTGAACAAAGTGAAACAGTTCCTTGTGTCATAACAAGGTGCAGTGTTTTGG GTTTCTATCTACGTAGGATAATGTTGTACTTGAATAAGCTTACTTTTGTACAAGTTGCTTCACTGTATAAATCCTTCTGCATTTATTATCAAAAAGGAAGACCTGGATTAATGATGAGATCTTTAAGTAAAGAG aaactCAACAATGTAGAGGTGCCAACAGTAGGGACAGCTACATCTCCAGTAATACCAGAAGAATCAAAACCTCAAGAATTGCTTATGAAGATGAACATCATTGAAAGGGATAA CAGTTTTGAGGAATGCCAGTGGTCTAGAAAACAAGCAGAACTTTTCACTGCTCAGCAAGCtaatttaatgcaaataaatgaaaagaagGCAATGCCAGCTAAACAGCTTCAAAAAATTATTATGCAGATAATGAATGATATACCTGAATATCCTGATATT CATTTTCTTAgctttttaaattgtatcagGATGAAGGAGTTTTGTGGTGCTCAAGATTCACTTTATAACTGTTTTGATCGTGCTGTTTTTAATATGTGTGGAAATGGAAACATGATAAATGACAGAAATAAGAATTTTCGATATGCAGCACTAAACAGGGCAGCAATGCATACACAATTTGGTCACAA GTCTGTGGCGATGGAGGGCGTCCGTGAGGCACTGGCGACCGCACAAGAGGCGGCGGACAGTGCATGTCTGGCGCACGCGGCAGCGTGGGGCTCGTTGGCAGGCGGGCGGGCGCGTCGTGCCGCGCTCTTGTCGCGCGTTCCTCGGCCGCCCCGCGCCGACGCCTCCGCCATGCAGCTCATGGCGCAACACGCCGCCGTTAATGCCGTCAAGCCTGCTGAAGTCTTccag ATTATTACGAAAGGTGACTTCATCAATTACCGCCATTCTATGACCGATTTAACTATGGCGGGTCTAGCTAACACAGCCGCGCTATGGGGTCTCTACGGAAAAACCGAAATGGCATCAATAAATTGTCAGTTACtcttaaatttgaatacaa AGTGCAACGTGGGCAACGGCAGCGTGTGGCAGTCGgagggcggcgcggcggcggcgggcgcgctgTGCGCGGCGGGCTGGCGCGGTCGCGGCGCGCTGGCGGCGGCGCTGGCCTCGCTGTTCGTGGCGCCGCAGGTGCTCGCCGCCGCCGCCACCTatcgcgccgccgccgcgctaCGAGCGG ACAAATGGGAAGAAGCAGATCAAAGTATACGACAGTTAGCGTCTTATGATCGATGGGAAAGTCAGCTATTAAGAGCAGAAATGTACTTCTTGAAAGGAGATGCAACTGATGCTCTAGAGACTCTTCACGACATTTTAGATTACTGCAAAACAGAGGACGACAGTTTGCATTACATGTCCTTACGAATAAAAGCGATGATAATGATGTCAGAAGTACAGCATACTTTCAGCAGCGTTCGTTCTACGAACATCATGCTGTTAAATGAGGCCTTGTCACTGGCAAGgaaatacaatttacattttctCGCCGCTACGGCGGAAATGCATATAGCAAATGTGCAACTTCATATGGGATGTACGAAAAACGCCTTGATACTAGTGAGAAAAGTATTACCCCTTGTTATGGAACATGGAAGCGCTTATGATATGGCCAGAG GCCTGTTGCTGTACACCAAGTGTCGCGTGGCGACGGCGCCGCCGGCCGGCGAGGCGCGCACGCACGTCTTGCAAGCGTGCTGTGACGCACTCGACACGGTCAAGGAGAACTTCGCTAAAGTTGGAGCACAAGCGCGTCTTCTACACACCTGGTACTTACAG GCTCAACTTTATAATGATATTGGAAATACAGTAGCTCGCAATCAATGTGCTTGGATGTACAGACAGCTTGAAACGCAAAATCCAGTGGAACCTATGAATATGttacatattgtttattaa